ATAGTTAATTGTTCCATTAAATTAGTCAAGCTAAAGTTTTTTAAAATTTGATTATTTATGCTTTTTATTTCTGTATCGGAAAAATGCTGGCTCAAATGTGCTGATAAATCCTGAACTTTAATTCCTAATATCAAGTCTTCAATAGAATAAAAACGTACCTTTTCTAAATTAGGATTCAAAGTCCCTACAATAAATAATACATGATAATCTTTTTCTAATTCTGATAAATAATCTTCTTTAGCCAAGGAATAATAATCACAAGTAATAATATTAATATCAGAATTTGCAGGTAAACTCCTTTTTAAAATTTGTTTTAATTTATGAGATGTTCCCAATCCACTTGCACAAGAACAAATAATTAAATCTTGCTTTTGTTTAGGAGCTTTATAATATGTCTGTATTTTTTGATTATTTTTAATGTTACTTAAAATATCATTCAATGGCACATTTAGGTTAATATATTGATTAGCAGCTTCTAATGCAATTCCTGTAGAAACATTATTTAAAATACCTACTTTTTGTTGGTCACTAATTCTTAATTGTGGAATAATTTTTTCCAATGATCCCATATCCACAAAAATCAATAATTCTTTAAAATTAATACGTCCAAGCAAATAATTGTTAACACGCTTTACCACTTCATTATTATCAATTGTTAGAGGCATGTCTATTGCATCAAAAATATACTTTTTCATTAATAAATTTGTTGTAGTGGCTATTGAACTTGCTACGTTGTCCCCATGAGCAATAATTAATGCTAGCTTGCGTTGTTGGAATTCTTTACCACTCATTAACTTAAATAATACCGTTAAAATAATCTTTGAAGAAAGAGATACATCAATATCACAAAATTGTAAAAATTGCTCACTTAAATTCAATGCCTGACCAGCAGTATCCTTTAACATTTGATTAAACTCAGCTAATTGCTTGGTAGTAATATTAATATTGTCAGCCTGGTACAACCATGAATCTAAAAATAACTTAGTTAAAGTTATATAGAAATTATCAAATTCAGTTTGATAATATTCTTCATTTTCTTTAACAAATTGATTTAACTTAATTTCTAAATAAGATTCATTTGTTGTCAATTGTAAATTACTAAGAAAATGCCGCTTTAAATAATGATCAAAGTCATTAAACAAATGATTGTTATCAGGATTAGATTGCCAATGATAATAAAAATAGTTAATTAGTTGATTAAATGACAATTGACCATAATTTTGGCTTAATTCACTAAGCTTTAAATATTTATTAATTGGATATCTAATATTCATTTTATGTGTCATTTTAGCCATCTCATTCGGTAAATCAGCCAATTTTATCTTTACAATTTTTGAAGATAATTGATGGGAATAAGCATTAGCGCAGGTCAGCTGAATAACATTTTTTAAATTTCCAACATTTTCTTTAAAGGTGTAGTTTAATAAAAAATCTAGTAATGAATATGATAATACTATTTCTTTTTTTAAGCGATGTGACTCGTGTTTAAAAAATTCTGATATTAGTTCCCTTTTTTCGTAAATTGTTCTATTAGATAAATTAGGCAAAGAAATCTTTACTGGTATTCGTCGTAATAATGTAGGTAATATATATTGCTTTGGATCTTCTGATGTGGCAAAGATTATCCAACAATGTGATTCACATACTTTTTCATTATCTCCCAATCTATGAAATTTATTTGTATCCATAAATTGAAACAATTTTTCTTGACATTCTTTATTTAGAGAATGAATTTCATCTAAAAAAAGCACTCCATTATCAGCCAGTTCAATAATTCCCTTTTTGTCAGTAATAGCACCTGTATATGCACCTCTCACAACACCAAATAAGTTAGCCAAAAATAATTCTGGATTATTAGAATATTCACTACAATTAATAGAAATAAATTTAGATTGTTTGTTGATATTATGATGGAGCATTAAATGCTGATAAATCATGTTGGCTAAATAACTCTTACCAGTTCCAGTAGAACCCATTAACAAAATAGGAAGCCCATTAGGAGGGTATTGAATTGCAGCTTTAATTTCTGTAATGATTCTTTTTAAACTTCCTGTATTCCCAATGACTCTATCCAATCCTACTTCTTGAACAGATTGATACCACTTACGCGCATCAACCAAATTTGAAAAAACTACTGGAACGTCGCTATGCTTTGGTAATTTAAAAAATAAAACTGGTCTAGAATTAATTTTTCCAAATGAACCATCACGTACAAATTCATTCAAATACTGCGATACGATATTACGACTAACTTGTAATTTTTGTGATAAATAATTAGCAGAGTTATACTTCCAATCTTTATCATTTTTACTATTTTCTTTAACATAATTTTTGATTTGTATTTTTAGATTCATACTATCGCCTTAGACACTAATTTGATTATATCGACAGTATATCATATTTTAGTTATACTTATTTAAATTTGATTTTAATATATGTTAACAAATCTAAGAATAGCTAAAACCAGCTAAATTAAATAAGTTCTATGCCAAAAAGTTCTGATATGACAGTACCAAATTAATTCTTAAAAGAATAACTATTCTTATGTACACCTGCTGTAAACAAGATTAAAAAATTTCCATGACAGTTTAACATTAATGTAGCTTGAGTGGATTTTTATTAATCAGTTATAATACTTGATTAAAATTGGCTGTATTTGCAAGAACCTAACACTACTTTTAATTAATATATTCATTAATACCGCGTTCACAAAGTAAAAAAAATTATAAAAGTTGTTCTAAAGTTTAATATTGAGAAATTTCTTGCAGTAATTAACGATAATGCTTATGACTTATTCCTTTAAAGAACTGCATAAATTACTGAAAAATTTGGCTTGAAAATTGATTGCAGTAACTACCATATCAAGGAATTTCTTTAAATTTTTTAGATGAATTATACACTTGTATATAAAAACAGTGTTGATAATTTATATCAACACTGAAAATTATAAAACTACATAACTAACATATTTAATTTTCAAAGACCATGGTTGTAACAAAAAATTTAGAAGGTCAAGAATCTTGTTTATTACATAGCACTGTGAAAATTAAAACAAACTAATAGTTATGCTCTAACTTAATATTTAGTCTAGTTTAATTTGGTCTTGATAAAATTACTTAAAGTCATTAAGCACAGTGTCCATCAAGTACATGTTATGTTTTAGACTACGACTAAATTGTTGCTACGTAGAAGAAGATAAATAATCGCTTATTGTTGAACTAACGTGCGCTACTTGAAGTATTACATTTGTTAATTAATTATCTTGATTAAATTAGAAATCGTTTAAGTAGGTTGTAACAAGCGCTATACATTTTTCAACAAGATATCAATTCACTTATGGTAATGCCACTTTGATAAAACTGAATTAAGTTATTTCTAATTGCTCTATTTGGTGTTAATAAGATGGTAATGTGTGATTTAAAGTGACTATTATGATTTCGTGGAATAGTTAAATTCAAAACATCATATTGGGTCTTAAAAGTAAGTTTATAACTGCCATTACATTAATTTACAAAATTAAAACCATGCAATTTTTAGATCCGCAGCTTAAAAAGCAGCTAATTCATTCTGGATTAATAGCTTGTTCCAAATATTGATGAAAGATTTCTGCTACCATAATATCTCTGTTAAACTAGTTTATAGAGGAAACTTCCTATAATAAATATAGAATTGAATACTTTTATCATAAAGAAGAACTTTTCCTTTTATAATCTCTAAAGAAGTTGTATTTACGTATAATTATTTAGACACTCAATTATCATAATAAGGTTCATCATTAGTTAAATTTATATTATAGTTAGTAACATTAATTTTTTTCTTTTTTCTTTTTATCTTAGTAAGACTTAAATTATCAGCCCGATTAGTATACAAACTATTTCCATATTTACTAGCTATAGACTCAATTGTTCCACCATGACTTACTAATAATATCTTATCTCCATTATTAACTAGATTATCTAGTTTATTAAATCCATTATCAATCCTTTGCCAAAATTCTTTCGAATTTTCTGCATTATGAAATGGATCTGATTTCTTAGTAAAATCTTTTATCTTATCTAAACCAACTTTTTTTGAGGCTTCTTCATATGATCTAATTCCATAAGGAAATAATATCATATACCAAGCTTCACCAGAAAACATTCCCTCAAAATATCCATAAAATACTTCTCTAAATTCTGGTAATATTTGTAAATTTAAATTTTATTATTTATATTAGATTGTATTATTAATTTGCATGTAGATATAGCTCGTCTACTATCAGAAGAAAACACTTTATTAAAAGTTACATTTTTTAATTTTTGAGATGCCTGCTTAGCAGATATTATACCTTGAGTAGTTAAGGGGGTGTCAGACCATCCTTGTATTTTTTTATAATTATTAAACCAAGTACGTCCATGTCTAATCATATAAATTGTATATTCCATAAAATTCTCCCCTAAATATATTTAGATATTTAATATAAATTTTATATATATCATAATTTTTGACAAATTTCGATAATCTCTTTATTTGGCCCATAAAAATTAAAATACCTTATTCCATTATCCCAAAATGGTAATGATTTTATATTTTTATCAATTAGTTGAAGACCGAGTGATTTAATCCATTCAAACACTGATTCAATATCGCTTGTATCTAATGCAATATGGTTAATTGCTCCAGCATGATTATTAGTTTCCAAAGATTCCCAAATTTCTAAAATCAAACCATTTAATTCCAAAAAAGCAACGCAACTCCCATTATTATCTTCTTCATCTATTATTTGAAATCCTAAAGTTTGATAAAAAATCTTTGTTTCATTCAGAATATTAGTTGGAATACCAATATGTTGTAAACCATTTAATTTATTCATAACTTATCTCCTAAAAACCAGACATATAATCTGTATGATATTGTAAGTTTGTAAATTTAACAGCACCTTCTGTAACGGCTACACTTAAGGAATTACCTGGTTTACTATACATACGAGTACTTAAAGCTACTCCATCAATATATAAAATAGCAATATTATCATCAACAATTAATTTTAAATGGTACTTTTTATTGGATACTAATTTTAATGGCCTTTGTAAGCCTTTATCAAATAACTGAGGCCATGGATAATTAGGACTTTTATCAAATTTTAGTTGATTTTTAAATAAAGAAATAGTGTATTCATAGCAATCTTCTGTATCTTCATTTTCAAATAGTCTTATTGAAACTTCTTTTGTATTACTATCAATTACTACATCTGTTTCTAGCAAAAAATAATTCGGAATATTCGATAAAATTATCTTCTCTTTTTTTGCACTTTTGTTAGTTATGTTCACATCACTAATAAATTTTTTAGATTTAAAATTATTAGTAATCGTTTTTGGTAAATCAACACCTAAAGTTAAATCAGAACGTTGAATAATTTGGTGAGGTACCAATGCACCACCCCAGTCATAATTACCGAGATCACTATTATTTTCCTTAGTTGCAACCCATCCTGTCAGATAACAACCAGTATTATAGTTTCCGACTGTACGAGCAGCATAATATGCCTTACCATCAAAGGCCTCATCTAAAGGAGAATACCACTCGCCAAATAAATCATTACTCATCCGATATTTTGTAATCTTATCTTTAGAATATTCTGAAAAAATCAAATACCATGTCTTTCCTATTTTAATAATTTGTGGCATTTCTACCATATTAAATTCTTTTGGATTCCAAAAGTCACCTTTAAAGTTCCATTTTTTTAAATCTGATGATTCAAAATAAACCAATCTTCCTGTAGGTTTTTTCTTGTTTGATGGCAAACGAGCTCCCAAAATCAAAATATATTTTTTATTTTTTTCATCAAAAACTACTGTTGGATCACGCCAATCGTTATTGTCATATCCTTTTTGAGGAATTAATTCTGTAGCATTCCCCTGCTTTTCCCAATGAATCAAGTCATGACTTGTTGCTTGCATTAAAATTTCAGAAGTTTTCTTAGCTAATTTTGCTGGCCTATTATGACCTGTATACAAGGCAATTGCTTTATCGCCCGCATCAATGACACTACCAGCATAAATAAATTGATCCGCATCACTATCATTACCATGATTAATTACTTCACCATAATCATGAAAATCAACAAAATCTTTGGTTGTTACTAAGGACCACCCAAAAGGATCTGTTAATGGGCGGGGTTGGCGTGTATCTCTTTGGTGAAATAAGTAATAAGTTCCTTGATAATAAAACGGCATGCAATCTCCAAACCAATATCCTTTTGGTTGATAATAAACTTTTTGCATCATTCATCTTCCTCACTAATACTTTGCAAATTCAAATCACTAAAATATTTAATGGAATTCATATTTTTAATATGTTTAATAACATCTTCTAAAGGTAGATTTTGTTCTCGTAAATTTAACACTTCAATTAAAATAGGAAGATTTATTCCTCCCATTAACTCAAAATATCCAGTCCATTTAAAGCTTTTTTTGGCAAATTCATTGAATGGAGTTCCACCAAACAAGTCAGTGAGTACTAGAGTATCTTTATTCAAAATTGGTTTTATTAATTGATCGATTTTATGAGAAAATGCATTAATTCCTTCATTGTCTAATGTTATCGTATATATATCACTGCATGATTTCATAAAAATATTAGCAGTTTGAGATAATTCATTAGCTAAATTACCATGAGTTGCTATAATTAATTCAAACATAATTACCTCTATATTTATATTTTTAAAGAAAATCTTTCATATATTCTAAAGAATCTTTTGGCGTTTGTATTACTGTTACTTCAACACCAGCATCAATTAGGTCTTGAAAAGCTTGTCGTTCTTGTTCATTTATATTAATCGTTGGCCGAATTCTTTTTGTACCAGAGCGTCTAGATAAATTACCTACATTTACTGTTTTAATAGGCAAACCATTATCTAATAAATATTTAATATCAATCGGAGAAACTGCAACAACTAAAACTCTTTGTCCTTCGTATTTTCCATTTAAGATATTATTTAGAGCCTTCTCTTTAGTAATAATTGATGTGTGAACATTGGGTGGAGCTGCTAAACGAACTATGCTTTTTCTAGTTATATCATTTGCAACTTCATCATTTATTACCATAATTCTTGAAGCATTTAATTGATTAGTCCATTGAGTAGCTACTTGACCATGAATCATTCGATCATCAATTCTAATATGAATTATACCTTTCATTTCTTTAATCATAATTTCACCTACTTTAATATGTGTAAACCAGTCAAAACAACAGAAACAATTAAAACTATTAAAATAACATAAACAGGCTTTACTTTTTTACTCAATAAATAATATACAATAGCAACTACAGCTGCTGGCAAAAGACCTGGCATAATTTGATCTAAAATTTGATTACCGGTCATCGATAATTTACCTTGTTTAAATGTAAATGCCCAGTTTACTTTAACTACAGTTGCTATTAAAGCCCCAACAACCATTAAACCTAAAATAGAAACAGCATTTGTAACTGATTTTAAAGTTGTTTCTATTTTAGTAAGAAGATTGGTTCCAGAAATTAGACCACCTTTAAATAAAGGATATGCTGTTAATCGCAAAGCTATAGAGACTGCTAACCAAATAAAAATACCAACAGAACTTCCTTGTAAGGCCATGTTAGCAGCAATAGCTCCACAAATAGTCCAAGGTATAACTACAAACAAGCTATCTCCAATTCCTGCTAAAGGGCCCATAAGGCCAGTTTTAAGTGCACTAACAGCCTCTAAAGATTCTTCTTTTTGTTTTGATTCAATTCCAACGTTCATTCCTAAAATATAAGGAGCTGTATA
The nucleotide sequence above comes from Bombilactobacillus bombi. Encoded proteins:
- a CDS encoding phosphoglycerate mutase family protein, which codes for MFSGEAWYMILFPYGIRSYEEASKKVGLDKIKDFTKKSDPFHNAENSKEFWQRIDNGFNKLDNLVNNGDKILLVSHGGTIESIASKYGNSLYTNRADNLSLTKIKRKKKKINVTNYNINLTNDEPYYDN
- a CDS encoding PTS system mannose/fructose/N-acetylgalactosamine-transporter subunit IIB; amino-acid sequence: MIKEMKGIIHIRIDDRMIHGQVATQWTNQLNASRIMVINDEVANDITRKSIVRLAAPPNVHTSIITKEKALNNILNGKYEGQRVLVVAVSPIDIKYLLDNGLPIKTVNVGNLSRRSGTKRIRPTININEQERQAFQDLIDAGVEVTVIQTPKDSLEYMKDFL
- a CDS encoding phosphoglycerate mutase family protein translates to MEYTIYMIRHGRTWFNNYKKIQGWSDTPLTTQGIISAKQASQKLKNVTFNKVFSSDSRRAISTCKLIIQSNINNKI
- a CDS encoding VOC family protein; translated protein: MNKLNGLQHIGIPTNILNETKIFYQTLGFQIIDEEDNNGSCVAFLELNGLILEIWESLETNNHAGAINHIALDTSDIESVFEWIKSLGLQLIDKNIKSLPFWDNGIRYFNFYGPNKEIIEICQKL
- a CDS encoding PTS sugar transporter subunit IIA; its protein translation is MFELIIATHGNLANELSQTANIFMKSCSDIYTITLDNEGINAFSHKIDQLIKPILNKDTLVLTDLFGGTPFNEFAKKSFKWTGYFELMGGINLPILIEVLNLREQNLPLEDVIKHIKNMNSIKYFSDLNLQSISEEDE
- a CDS encoding glycoside hydrolase family 32 protein, which gives rise to MMQKVYYQPKGYWFGDCMPFYYQGTYYLFHQRDTRQPRPLTDPFGWSLVTTKDFVDFHDYGEVINHGNDSDADQFIYAGSVIDAGDKAIALYTGHNRPAKLAKKTSEILMQATSHDLIHWEKQGNATELIPQKGYDNNDWRDPTVVFDEKNKKYILILGARLPSNKKKPTGRLVYFESSDLKKWNFKGDFWNPKEFNMVEMPQIIKIGKTWYLIFSEYSKDKITKYRMSNDLFGEWYSPLDEAFDGKAYYAARTVGNYNTGCYLTGWVATKENNSDLGNYDWGGALVPHQIIQRSDLTLGVDLPKTITNNFKSKKFISDVNITNKSAKKEKIILSNIPNYFLLETDVVIDSNTKEVSIRLFENEDTEDCYEYTISLFKNQLKFDKSPNYPWPQLFDKGLQRPLKLVSNKKYHLKLIVDDNIAILYIDGVALSTRMYSKPGNSLSVAVTEGAVKFTNLQYHTDYMSGF
- a CDS encoding sigma 54-interacting transcriptional regulator, encoding MNLKIQIKNYVKENSKNDKDWKYNSANYLSQKLQVSRNIVSQYLNEFVRDGSFGKINSRPVLFFKLPKHSDVPVVFSNLVDARKWYQSVQEVGLDRVIGNTGSLKRIITEIKAAIQYPPNGLPILLMGSTGTGKSYLANMIYQHLMLHHNINKQSKFISINCSEYSNNPELFLANLFGVVRGAYTGAITDKKGIIELADNGVLFLDEIHSLNKECQEKLFQFMDTNKFHRLGDNEKVCESHCWIIFATSEDPKQYILPTLLRRIPVKISLPNLSNRTIYEKRELISEFFKHESHRLKKEIVLSYSLLDFLLNYTFKENVGNLKNVIQLTCANAYSHQLSSKIVKIKLADLPNEMAKMTHKMNIRYPINKYLKLSELSQNYGQLSFNQLINYFYYHWQSNPDNNHLFNDFDHYLKRHFLSNLQLTTNESYLEIKLNQFVKENEEYYQTEFDNFYITLTKLFLDSWLYQADNINITTKQLAEFNQMLKDTAGQALNLSEQFLQFCDIDVSLSSKIILTVLFKLMSGKEFQQRKLALIIAHGDNVASSIATTTNLLMKKYIFDAIDMPLTIDNNEVVKRVNNYLLGRINFKELLIFVDMGSLEKIIPQLRISDQQKVGILNNVSTGIALEAANQYINLNVPLNDILSNIKNNQKIQTYYKAPKQKQDLIICSCASGLGTSHKLKQILKRSLPANSDINIITCDYYSLAKEDYLSELEKDYHVLFIVGTLNPNLEKVRFYSIEDLILGIKVQDLSAHLSQHFSDTEIKSINNQILKNFSLTNLMEQLTILNPNKLLSQVSDALYILQNELHLHLDNKICFGLYVHICCLIERLVTQSNIHDEISLNLNYKQEQFYKSFKMAFTVVENYYSVEISIDEVMYVYDYIKKA
- a CDS encoding PTS system mannose/fructose/sorbose family transporter subunit IID, with translation MKMSKEKLSKLYKRIVTRWIFNGATSLNYEKMEGLGYAYSMLPFIKETYKDNPEGMKKSVLAHLQFFNTTPYTAPYILGMNVGIESKQKEESLEAVSALKTGLMGPLAGIGDSLFVVIPWTICGAIAANMALQGSSVGIFIWLAVSIALRLTAYPLFKGGLISGTNLLTKIETTLKSVTNAVSILGLMVVGALIATVVKVNWAFTFKQGKLSMTGNQILDQIMPGLLPAAVVAIVYYLLSKKVKPVYVILIVLIVSVVLTGLHILK